One window of Quercus robur chromosome 5, dhQueRobu3.1, whole genome shotgun sequence genomic DNA carries:
- the LOC126727712 gene encoding uncharacterized protein LOC126727712, protein MEQAIVDSLNKLQLTKEEEKDIVISTKSTLDLLEECSLSLFGRLLADRQQNQRAFKSTLRSTWKMGSDLRIVEVGNNILQFRFSSMYQLEWVEKSGPWNFENNLLLLCRWRPGLSTANISFSHSPFWVQIWGLLFELMTEEAGKDIGCKLGKVIEVDKRALQADQANFLWVKVDLPIEKPLKRGGYITNIDGERGWVAFKYE, encoded by the coding sequence ATGGAACAAGCCATTGTAGACAGCCTAAATAAGCTACAGCtcacaaaagaagaagagaaagatatTGTTATATCAACAAAAAGCACACTAGATCTGCTTGAAGAGTGCTCACTTAGCCTATTTGGGAGATTGCTTGCAGATAGACAACAAAACCAGCGAGCATTTAAGAGCACATTAAGATCCACTTGGAAGATGGGTTCTGATCTCAGAATCGTGGAGGttggaaataatattttacaattcaGATTTAGCTCAATGTACCAGCTGGAGTGGGTTGAGAAAAGCGGACCGTGGAACTTCGAAAATAACTTACTCCTTCTATGCCGATGGAGACCAGGTTTGTCAACAGCCAATATCTCCTTTTCTCACTCTCCATTTTGGGTGCAAATTTGGGGTCTACTGTTTGAACTTATGACAGAGGAGGCTGGGAAGGATATTGGGTGTAAACTAGGGAAGGTTATTGAAGTAGATAAAAGGGCATTGCAAGCAGATCAAGCAAACTTCCTATGGGTAAAGGTCGACCTGCCCATTGAGAAGCCCCTTAAAAGAGGGGGATATATCACAAATATTGATGGAGAAAGAGGCTGGGTTGCCTTTAAATATGAGTGA